The Gemmatimonadales bacterium genome window below encodes:
- a CDS encoding adenine phosphoribosyltransferase — protein MPETLQERIKKALRPVPDYPKLGSTFYDSVEVFRHGSLLKDVVEAMVAPFEGQGVSHVVGIEPQGQILGGAVAVALGAGFISARKPRKLPWVQVRQVYSLEYGDDSLEARRDDFVGEDRVVVVDDLLSSGGTAAAAGELVGALRGKLIGYTFIMEALADRGREKLGDTPVHVLLQI, from the coding sequence ATGCCCGAGACCCTTCAGGAGCGCATCAAGAAGGCCCTTCGGCCGGTGCCGGACTATCCCAAGCTGGGCTCGACCTTCTATGACAGCGTCGAGGTCTTCCGGCATGGGTCCCTGCTGAAGGACGTGGTGGAGGCCATGGTGGCCCCATTCGAGGGGCAGGGGGTGTCCCACGTCGTCGGGATCGAGCCACAGGGGCAGATCCTCGGCGGGGCGGTCGCCGTGGCGCTGGGGGCCGGGTTCATCTCGGCCCGGAAGCCGCGGAAGCTCCCCTGGGTCCAGGTGCGCCAGGTCTATTCGCTGGAATACGGGGACGATTCGCTCGAGGCTCGCCGGGACGACTTCGTCGGTGAGGACCGGGTGGTGGTGGTGGACGACCTGCTGTCCTCGGGCGGGACGGCGGCGGCGGCGGGAGAACTGGTCGGTGCGCTGCGCGGCAAGCTGATCGGGTACACCTTCATCATGGAGGCGCTGGCGGACCGGGGCCGGGAGAAGCTCGGCGATACGCCGGTGCACGTCCTGCTGCAGATCTGA
- a CDS encoding tetratricopeptide repeat protein translates to MAKKNVATKKSEPAKPVKPVTMATESADPMAWVRAHQKLVLGIAGAVVVVALGTWLVIETGQRRQLRAAEQLDQARNIAESGNLPLAASELQKIIETFSGTNAATEAVVTLNQVRMVNGQSELAVVSLQEYLKTNPKKIYKVPAEGLLGEALENANRPEEAGQAYLGAANDADLDYLKAQYLLSAGRAFANAGNTDEAFKALSTIVEKYPTSSAKTEAMVRLSELTQGRMTLAQ, encoded by the coding sequence ATGGCGAAGAAGAACGTTGCAACCAAGAAGAGTGAGCCGGCCAAGCCGGTGAAGCCCGTCACAATGGCCACCGAGTCGGCCGACCCGATGGCCTGGGTGCGGGCTCACCAGAAGCTCGTGCTCGGCATTGCCGGGGCAGTGGTGGTCGTGGCCCTGGGCACCTGGCTGGTCATCGAGACGGGGCAGCGGAGGCAGCTGCGGGCGGCCGAGCAGCTCGACCAGGCCCGCAACATCGCCGAATCGGGGAACCTCCCGCTCGCGGCCAGCGAGCTCCAGAAGATCATCGAGACCTTCAGCGGGACCAACGCCGCCACGGAGGCGGTGGTGACCCTCAACCAGGTGCGGATGGTCAACGGCCAGAGCGAACTCGCCGTCGTGAGCCTCCAGGAGTACCTGAAGACCAACCCGAAGAAGATCTACAAGGTTCCGGCGGAGGGGCTCCTCGGCGAGGCTCTGGAGAATGCCAACCGTCCCGAGGAGGCCGGGCAGGCCTACCTGGGCGCGGCCAACGACGCCGATCTGGACTACCTGAAGGCCCAGTACCTCCTGTCGGCCGGGCGCGCCTTTGCCAACGCCGGGAACACCGATGAGGCGTTCAAGGCGCTCAGCACGATCGTCGAGAAGTATCCGACGTCCAGTGCCAAGACCGAGGCGATGGTTCGGCTTTCCGAACTGACCCAGGGCCGGATGACGCTCGCTCAGTAG
- the dapF gene encoding diaminopimelate epimerase, with product MSGEAFFKMSGSGNDFVMLDGRTTTPDEWPAERIRAVCDRRDGVGADGLLILTPEGEATVRMTFWNCDGSPANMCGNAALCSTRLAARLGMAPAGGMTLATGAGPFPTRCVEGEEDLAELNLPDFDLPAPVPGMALASGEEWIRKAVVGVEHLVTRVRDLEGFDLPTRGRAQRFDPAIAPKGANCNFVAEPATPGGPWRIRTYERGVEGETLACGTGTVAAAVGLAASGEAELPLTFASRSGRQLTVRATIDGGRATNVWLRGEGRMVFSGTLAG from the coding sequence GTGAGCGGCGAGGCCTTCTTCAAGATGTCCGGGTCGGGCAACGATTTCGTGATGCTCGACGGCCGGACGACCACCCCTGACGAGTGGCCGGCGGAGCGCATCCGCGCCGTCTGCGACCGGCGGGATGGGGTGGGGGCCGATGGGCTCCTGATCCTGACCCCCGAGGGGGAGGCCACCGTCCGCATGACCTTCTGGAACTGCGACGGCAGCCCCGCCAACATGTGCGGCAACGCCGCCCTCTGCAGCACCCGGCTCGCGGCCCGGCTCGGCATGGCCCCGGCCGGCGGAATGACCCTGGCCACCGGGGCGGGCCCGTTTCCGACTCGCTGCGTTGAAGGGGAGGAGGATCTTGCCGAGCTGAACCTCCCGGACTTCGACCTTCCGGCCCCGGTGCCGGGCATGGCGCTGGCCAGCGGCGAGGAGTGGATCCGGAAGGCCGTGGTGGGGGTCGAGCACCTGGTGACCAGGGTCCGTGACCTGGAGGGCTTCGACCTCCCGACTCGCGGCCGGGCCCAGCGATTCGACCCGGCCATCGCACCCAAGGGGGCCAACTGCAACTTCGTGGCTGAACCGGCCACGCCGGGTGGCCCTTGGCGGATCAGGACGTACGAACGAGGGGTCGAGGGGGAAACGCTGGCCTGCGGCACCGGGACGGTGGCGGCGGCCGTGGGACTGGCTGCTTCCGGTGAGGCCGAGCTTCCGCTGACCTTTGCCTCCCGGAGCGGCCGCCAGCTGACCGTCAGGGCCACGATCGACGGGGGCAGGGCCACCAACGTATGGCTCCGTGGCGAGGGTCGGATGGTGTTTTCGGGCACCCTCGCCGGGTAG